The region CAAAATAAGAGCAGTCCATTTAAGTTTTTCATTAAAATCTTCATGATGAACCGGAGATTTTACTTCAGGTAAAAACTTAAATAATGGCTCTAAAACTTTTAATGATGACATTTTATTCCTCTAATAAGAAAGGAAAAAAGAAACTATAATTCTATAGCTTCTCCTCCCATTTCTTCAATCTTCTCAATAGCTGAAGCAGAGAACTGAGGTGAGGAAATAACAAATGATTTAGTTATTTTACCTTTAGCTAAAACTTTATCATAACCTAATTCAGTAACATCAATAACAATAGAATCTCCATCTTTAGATGCTTTACCACTTTCAATTAAATTATCAGCTTGTTCTTCTAAATAACTTAAATTAACTGGATTGGATTTTTTAATCATTTTTTGAGGTCTTTTGAATCCATGTTTACCATAATGGTCTGGGTCAAATTTTGCAGTCCAAGTCCAATGTTGTTTAGAAGCTCCTGCATTACCTCTACCACCTTTGTTACCTGCACCTCTACGTTTTTTGGTACAACCTCCACCATTGGATCTAGAACCTCTGAGTTTATTAATTTTACGTTTTGATCTAATCATATTATACACCTTAAACTTAAAGCATTCTTTCTGCAAGATCTTTGATATTTTCTCCCCTGTAACCTAAAGATCCACCTTCTTTAACAGAAAGACGGATGTCTTCATAACCTTTTCTTGGAGGGTGTAAACGGAATACAGGTTTAATATCTAAGTCCATTAATTTAACTTCACCAGCAATTACGCCTTTAGCTAATTCTTCAATATTGTTGTAATCAGAATTTTCAGCTACATATTCATCAGTAACTTTGTTGTTACCAGTAAATTTACCTCTTTTAGCAATAATTTCAGCTAAAAGATCTGCGTCAATTTCTCCCCAAGTAATGTAATCCTTAGCTTTTTGAAGCATACCATTATAACTTGGAGTATCTTCAACTAAAACTGCATGGCTAATTCTGTTAAGTCTTAACATGTCTAAAGTATCAGCGATGTTTTTAATAACACCAGTAGTTCCTCTAACTCTTATAACTAAAAACATATTGATCACCATCTAATATTTAACTCCCATTTTTTTGAGGTCAGCTTCACTAGCTTTAACTGCACTTAAAGTTTTTAAAGCATCAAATACAGCATTAGCAAAGTTTACAGTAGTTTGGGTTTGACCAAAAGATTGGGACCATACATCTTTAATACCCGCAAGATTTAAAATAGTTTTTCCAACATCTCCAACTACTAAACCTACTCCAGCAGGTGCAGGCATAAGAGATACACTTACACTACTTGCTTTACCTTGTACTTTGAAAGGTACTGTGTGTTCTTTACCACAAACACAACCCCAATCTCCACAACCTCTTCTTACTTTAATAAGATTGTATTTAGCATTGTCTACAGCTTTCCTGATAGCTGGACCTACCTCTTTAGCTTTTCCTTGACCTAATCCAACATAACCGTTTTTGTTACCTACAGCAACAATTACTCTGAAGTTAACTTTCCTACCGGATTTGTGCATTCTTTGAACTAAGTTAACATCCATTACTTCTTCTTCTAAATCTGGAACTAAAGCATCAACAATTTCTAATTCCATTATAGGAAGACCTTTTTCAAAGATTTCATCAATATCTGTAATGGTTCCTTCTTTAACTAATCTACCCATTTTAGTTTTAGGTTCCCATTCATCTATATTAAAACTCATAGTTATTCCTCTGCCTCATCGATATTCTTTTTGGTTTCTTCAAAGTTTTTAGGTAAATCTGCTGGTTGAAGACCTCTTTTTAAATACTTTGAAAATAATTTTGCAATTTCATCATCATCTAAAGACTCAGCATAGTTTGCTACGTGTTCTCCATTAATACGAGATTCTTCTGGTAAAACAGAGTCACCATAAGGAATATCTAAACCTGCATCTACAGCACCTTTAAGAGCTGCGAATACTTTAGATCCTTTAATAGCAGATTTTAAACCAATGTCTAAAATTGCAGAGTCAATACCTTTAGCTAATGCTCTTTTAGCACAGAGGTAACCAGTTAAATATACTGCAGAAGTATTTCCTGCCCCACCTAAGTAACCATAATTAGCTAATTGTTTACTTACAGCAGATGCTAAAGTAATATCTCCTTCAGGAGCATAATCAATAACTTGAACAGTTGCATGAGCATTAGAAAGTCTTACAACTAAACGAGATTTGTCATAATCAACTAATTTCATTCTAGCTGCATAATCGGTTTTTCCTTCTCTTCTCCTTCTAAATGGTACTTTGTAATTTGATCCTTGAGCCACGTTTATTCCTCCTATTTAATTAAATCATGGTCACGAGCATATGTTTTCATGTAAGATTTACTTCTGAAAGCACCACCCTTAGCCATTTTATATAACTTACGGTATGTAGTAGCATCAATTTCGTTTGCATCACGCATTTCTTTAAGGTCTTTTCTTAAAGCCCTAATTGTAGTCATCCATTCTTGTTTTTTAGGATTACGAGCTTTTTTAGCTCCTTTTACACTACCTCTACCTTTCCTTTTTCCTTTTTTCTTTTGTTCCGCTAATTTTTTAGATCTGTAGCTACTAATACCTTTTTGAGGTTTTGCTTTAATAGCTCCATCATTTATTAACTGCTTTACACCTTCCCTAGTAATTGCCATGGATACTTCTTCCATCCTTTCAGGATCAATCCATACACGATTGAGTCCTACTTTAAGTATACTAGCAGCTAATCTTTTTTGAGTTGTAAGATTCATATATATAATCCTCCATTTTCAGCATAGCTGATAAATTTAGATAAAAAATCTAAATTCCCTTTAAATCAGAAAAATCAATTCAAAAAACCCGGAATTGATTTAACTTGAATAAATGTGAATATAATATTTATTTATTTAAAACTTTAATACCTAATTCAGATGCTTTTTCCAACATCATGTCTTTTTTCCTTTTACCAATAGAAGCACTTATCCTTGCAGCATCAGTTGCTGGATTTAAGTCTTCTAATTCTGCCATATTATGAACAAGAACATCATTATAACCTGAAGGATGTAAATCCCTAACAGCTCTAGGAGTTCTGTAACCAATAGCAGGCATGTCAGGTTTTCCTGCTTCATATCTTCTCATTTTACTGGTTTTACCCCTAGGACGTCTCCATTTG is a window of uncultured Methanobrevibacter sp. DNA encoding:
- a CDS encoding 50S ribosomal protein L18, whose protein sequence is MAQGSNYKVPFRRRREGKTDYAARMKLVDYDKSRLVVRLSNAHATVQVIDYAPEGDITLASAVSKQLANYGYLGGAGNTSAVYLTGYLCAKRALAKGIDSAILDIGLKSAIKGSKVFAALKGAVDAGLDIPYGDSVLPEESRINGEHVANYAESLDDDEIAKLFSKYLKRGLQPADLPKNFEETKKNIDEAEE
- a CDS encoding 50S ribosomal protein L32e: MANKRFKRQEYARYKKLGIKWRRPRGKTSKMRRYEAGKPDMPAIGYRTPRAVRDLHPSGYNDVLVHNMAELEDLNPATDAARISASIGKRKKDMMLEKASELGIKVLNK
- the rpsE gene encoding 30S ribosomal protein S5 gives rise to the protein MSFNIDEWEPKTKMGRLVKEGTITDIDEIFEKGLPIMELEIVDALVPDLEEEVMDVNLVQRMHKSGRKVNFRVIVAVGNKNGYVGLGQGKAKEVGPAIRKAVDNAKYNLIKVRRGCGDWGCVCGKEHTVPFKVQGKASSVSVSLMPAPAGVGLVVGDVGKTILNLAGIKDVWSQSFGQTQTTVNFANAVFDALKTLSAVKASEADLKKMGVKY
- a CDS encoding uL15m family ribosomal protein — encoded protein: MIRSKRKINKLRGSRSNGGGCTKKRRGAGNKGGRGNAGASKQHWTWTAKFDPDHYGKHGFKRPQKMIKKSNPVNLSYLEEQADNLIESGKASKDGDSIVIDVTELGYDKVLAKGKITKSFVISSPQFSASAIEKIEEMGGEAIEL
- a CDS encoding 50S ribosomal protein L19e, with amino-acid sequence MNLTTQKRLAASILKVGLNRVWIDPERMEEVSMAITREGVKQLINDGAIKAKPQKGISSYRSKKLAEQKKKGKRKGRGSVKGAKKARNPKKQEWMTTIRALRKDLKEMRDANEIDATTYRKLYKMAKGGAFRSKSYMKTYARDHDLIK
- a CDS encoding 50S ribosomal protein L30 is translated as MFLVIRVRGTTGVIKNIADTLDMLRLNRISHAVLVEDTPSYNGMLQKAKDYITWGEIDADLLAEIIAKRGKFTGNNKVTDEYVAENSDYNNIEELAKGVIAGEVKLMDLDIKPVFRLHPPRKGYEDIRLSVKEGGSLGYRGENIKDLAERML